The proteins below come from a single Pseudarthrobacter sp. SSS035 genomic window:
- the thiL gene encoding thiamine-phosphate kinase: protein MPEIPLTEETLIVAALSEAELLARIFPRLEMAGTHGSATLLGPGDDAAIIAAPDGRTVISIDTQVQDQDFRLQWPNGYRTTGFDVGWKAAAQNLSDINAMGGVATSLVVSLTLPPDTPVSWVADLADGLTAGIRELGATDCSVAGGDLGRGREISVTVAVLGSLAGGNAVLRSGARAGDVVALAGTVGRAAAGLALLEAEVAVQSLAPAQWALVEVQCRPRPPLSAGPLARSVGATAMLDISDGLVRDGGRLAAASGVVLDLDPAALKPLAQALRPASDLLSADPMAWVLGGGEDHGLLATFPAGVQLPAGFTAIGSVQALGSATLPGVTIAGHAVGTGGWDHFAD from the coding sequence GTGCCTGAAATTCCGTTGACTGAAGAAACGCTGATTGTCGCCGCGCTGTCCGAAGCCGAACTCCTGGCCCGGATCTTTCCGCGGTTGGAAATGGCCGGAACGCACGGTTCGGCAACCCTGCTTGGCCCGGGCGACGACGCCGCCATTATCGCCGCTCCGGATGGCAGGACAGTAATCAGCATCGATACCCAGGTGCAGGACCAGGACTTCCGGCTCCAATGGCCCAACGGGTACCGCACCACGGGCTTCGACGTCGGCTGGAAGGCGGCGGCCCAAAACCTCAGCGACATCAACGCCATGGGCGGCGTGGCCACGTCGCTGGTGGTGAGCCTGACGCTGCCCCCCGACACCCCTGTCAGCTGGGTGGCGGACCTGGCCGACGGCCTGACTGCGGGAATCCGGGAACTCGGGGCAACAGACTGTTCGGTGGCGGGGGGCGATTTGGGCCGCGGCAGGGAAATCTCCGTGACGGTCGCCGTGCTGGGCTCGTTGGCTGGCGGCAACGCGGTTCTGCGGTCGGGGGCCCGTGCCGGAGACGTTGTGGCCCTGGCCGGTACGGTGGGCCGGGCCGCGGCCGGGCTTGCGCTCCTGGAAGCAGAGGTTGCTGTGCAATCCCTGGCGCCCGCGCAATGGGCGCTCGTGGAAGTGCAGTGCAGGCCACGGCCGCCACTGTCCGCGGGGCCGCTGGCTAGGTCAGTCGGAGCCACTGCCATGCTGGATATATCGGACGGCCTGGTGCGCGACGGCGGCCGCCTCGCCGCCGCCAGCGGCGTCGTCCTTGACCTTGACCCCGCGGCGTTGAAGCCTCTCGCGCAAGCCCTGCGTCCGGCGTCGGACCTTCTCAGCGCTGACCCCATGGCCTGGGTGCTGGGCGGGGGAGAGGACCACGGGCTGCTGGCCACATTCCCGGCCGGCGTTCAGCTGCCTGCCGGATTCACTGCGATAGGCTCAGTACAAGCCTTGGGAAGCGCCACACTTCCGGGCGTCACAATTGCGGGCCACGCCGTTGGCACCGGGGGATGGGATCACTTTGCAGACTAA
- a CDS encoding DAK2 domain-containing protein: MKRWLDKAETAIANHSDRLNAINIFPVADGDTGTNLYLTVRAAARALHSGPAVQGAAVPADAGQADVGAVLARAGRAAMEQARGNSGTLFSVFLCAAAEPLAGHTRLTSTLLAAALNRAQIRAWSALSDPVPGTMLSVMEAAARAAAAVDAGHNGDDSNQALGKALDAAVNGALRAVISTESQLAALEAAHVVDAGGVGMLLILDCLRSAVLGEELQGELLDGLHGFDVQDPHIHADMPADDGVEVMCTISLSPLSAATLRQRLDEVGESVIMSQVDSMADAEGSYRWRVHVHVPDAAPAVALIRSLGEPSDISVSELALAREPEPAPVNSSGHER; the protein is encoded by the coding sequence ATGAAGCGGTGGTTGGACAAGGCTGAAACCGCCATTGCCAACCACAGCGACCGCCTCAATGCCATCAACATCTTCCCCGTGGCGGACGGTGACACCGGCACCAACCTTTACCTCACCGTTCGGGCGGCCGCCCGTGCCCTGCACAGCGGCCCGGCGGTCCAAGGCGCGGCAGTCCCGGCTGACGCCGGCCAGGCGGATGTCGGAGCGGTGCTGGCGCGTGCCGGAAGGGCCGCGATGGAGCAGGCCCGCGGCAATTCCGGAACCCTCTTCTCAGTCTTTCTCTGCGCCGCGGCTGAACCCCTGGCCGGTCACACCCGCCTGACGTCAACCCTTCTGGCCGCCGCGCTGAACCGTGCCCAGATCCGGGCCTGGTCCGCGTTGAGCGACCCCGTGCCAGGCACCATGCTTTCGGTGATGGAAGCCGCGGCCCGGGCCGCCGCGGCAGTGGACGCGGGGCACAACGGCGACGACAGCAACCAGGCACTCGGCAAAGCCCTCGATGCTGCCGTCAACGGCGCGCTGAGAGCAGTTATCAGCACCGAGAGCCAGCTTGCCGCCCTTGAAGCCGCGCATGTGGTCGATGCCGGGGGCGTTGGTATGCTGCTCATCCTTGACTGCCTTCGCTCCGCCGTTCTTGGCGAGGAGCTGCAGGGCGAACTCCTCGATGGGCTGCACGGCTTTGACGTCCAGGACCCCCACATCCACGCTGATATGCCGGCTGACGACGGCGTTGAGGTCATGTGCACCATCAGCCTTTCGCCGCTCAGCGCGGCCACGCTGCGCCAGCGGCTCGACGAGGTCGGCGAGTCCGTCATCATGAGCCAGGTGGACAGTATGGCCGATGCTGAGGGCAGCTACCGGTGGCGCGTCCATGTCCACGTCCCCGACGCCGCACCCGCGGTCGCCCTGATCCGTTCCCTCGGCGAGCCCAGCGACATTTCGGTCAGCGAACTCGCCCTGGCCCGCGAACCCGAACCAGCTCCGGTGAACTCCAGTGGGCATGAGCGCTGA
- a CDS encoding ATP-dependent DNA helicase RecG — MSAELDLGLERLIGKRSASAIEKHLGIATVGGLLNYFPRRYLNRGELTPISELPLDEEVTLFARVLSNSTRKMHTRRGSITDVVITDDAASHGRPRLSAVGPGSGHGTLKITFFSGHRAQAQLLPGRRVMFSGKVTRYGASLGLTNPDFHLLDEDPDMPAMDPEKLAAMPIPVYPATAKLTSWSIQKVISTLLETVDLDALPDPLPEAVARREKFLPVAEAYRLIHRPESQADWMKAQERLRYQEALVLQAALARRRAQLAAEEATARRPATDGLLAAFDRQLPFTLTGGQAAVGKTLATELAQDSPMNRLLQGEVGSGKTIVALRAMLQVVDAGGQAALLAPTEVLAAQHFESIRRTLGSLSRDPMLSADGLLGSLAEGAVQVTLLTGSMPTGARKRAMLDAASGAAGIVIGTHALLSDNVAFYDLGLIVVDEQHRFGVEQRDVLRSKANKPPHLLVMTATPIPRTVAMTVFGDLETSVLDELPAGRAPISTHVVGLAENPGWADRIWSRSREEIDAGHQVYVVCPRIGTDDDGDFSPGEAEPSAADLAGDGGGRELASVTAVVEHLQQVPALAGVPLGPMHGRLDTAVKSAAMADFTANRTKLLVSTTVIEVGVDVHNATLMVILDADRFGISQLHQLRGRVGRGGLPGTCLLVTNLERGHPSRRRLDAVAATTDGFELSQEDLKLRREGDILGASQSGGRSTLKLLRVLEHEDIIAQARQDAQEIVGSDPALARHPRLAEAIDEYLNPEKEAFLERG; from the coding sequence ATGAGCGCTGAACTGGACCTGGGCCTGGAACGCCTGATCGGAAAGCGGTCAGCGTCGGCCATTGAGAAGCACCTGGGCATCGCCACAGTCGGCGGCCTCCTGAACTACTTCCCGCGCCGCTACCTGAACCGCGGTGAACTGACGCCCATCAGCGAGTTGCCGCTGGATGAAGAGGTCACGCTTTTTGCGCGCGTGCTCTCCAACAGCACGCGCAAGATGCATACGCGCCGTGGTTCCATCACCGACGTTGTGATCACCGACGACGCCGCCTCCCACGGCCGTCCGCGCCTTTCCGCGGTAGGCCCCGGCAGCGGGCACGGCACGCTCAAGATCACCTTTTTTAGCGGACACCGGGCACAGGCGCAGCTCCTGCCGGGCCGGCGCGTGATGTTCTCCGGCAAGGTGACGCGCTACGGAGCGTCCCTGGGCTTGACCAACCCGGACTTCCACCTCCTCGACGAGGACCCGGACATGCCGGCCATGGACCCCGAAAAGCTCGCCGCCATGCCGATCCCTGTGTATCCGGCCACCGCAAAGCTCACCAGCTGGTCGATTCAGAAAGTCATCTCCACGCTCCTGGAAACCGTGGATCTGGATGCCCTGCCGGATCCGCTGCCGGAGGCGGTGGCCCGCAGGGAGAAATTCCTTCCCGTGGCCGAGGCCTACCGGCTCATCCATAGGCCGGAATCGCAGGCTGACTGGATGAAGGCCCAGGAGCGATTGCGCTACCAGGAGGCCCTGGTCCTGCAGGCGGCCTTGGCGCGGCGCCGTGCCCAGCTTGCGGCCGAGGAAGCCACGGCGCGGCGCCCGGCCACGGACGGGCTGCTGGCGGCGTTCGACAGGCAGCTGCCCTTCACGCTCACCGGCGGCCAGGCCGCCGTCGGAAAAACGCTGGCCACGGAGCTGGCGCAGGACAGCCCCATGAACCGGCTGCTGCAGGGTGAGGTGGGCTCGGGCAAAACCATCGTCGCGCTGCGGGCCATGCTGCAGGTAGTGGATGCCGGCGGGCAGGCGGCCCTCCTGGCGCCCACCGAGGTCCTCGCCGCCCAGCACTTCGAATCCATCCGGCGGACCCTGGGCTCCCTGTCCCGCGATCCGATGCTGTCCGCGGACGGGCTGCTGGGCAGCCTCGCCGAAGGGGCGGTGCAGGTCACCCTCCTCACCGGCTCCATGCCCACCGGCGCCCGGAAACGGGCCATGCTGGACGCCGCATCCGGCGCCGCCGGGATTGTGATCGGCACGCACGCGCTGCTCAGCGACAACGTCGCGTTCTACGACCTTGGCCTGATCGTGGTGGACGAACAGCACCGGTTCGGTGTGGAGCAGCGGGACGTCCTCAGGTCAAAGGCCAACAAACCGCCGCACCTGCTGGTCATGACGGCCACGCCCATTCCGCGGACGGTGGCCATGACGGTCTTCGGCGACCTCGAAACGTCCGTCCTGGACGAGCTCCCGGCCGGCCGGGCGCCGATTTCCACGCATGTGGTGGGCCTCGCCGAGAACCCCGGCTGGGCAGACCGCATCTGGTCCCGTTCCCGTGAGGAGATCGACGCCGGGCACCAGGTGTACGTGGTGTGCCCCAGGATCGGAACGGACGACGACGGCGACTTCAGCCCGGGGGAAGCGGAACCTTCCGCGGCTGACCTGGCGGGCGACGGCGGTGGGCGGGAGCTCGCGTCGGTGACGGCCGTCGTCGAACATCTCCAGCAGGTGCCGGCCCTGGCCGGTGTGCCCCTTGGGCCGATGCACGGCCGTTTGGACACCGCAGTGAAGTCCGCCGCGATGGCCGACTTCACCGCCAACCGGACCAAGCTCCTGGTCTCCACCACCGTTATCGAAGTCGGCGTCGACGTCCATAACGCCACCTTGATGGTGATCCTCGACGCCGACCGCTTCGGCATTTCCCAGCTGCACCAGCTGCGCGGCCGGGTGGGCCGTGGCGGGCTTCCCGGTACGTGCCTGCTGGTCACCAACCTCGAACGCGGGCACCCGAGCCGGCGCCGGCTCGATGCCGTGGCGGCAACCACGGACGGCTTCGAGCTGTCGCAGGAGGATTTGAAGCTGCGCCGCGAGGGCGACATCCTGGGCGCGTCGCAGTCCGGCGGCCGCTCCACCCTGAAACTGCTGCGCGTGCTGGAACACGAGGACATCATTGCGCAGGCGCGCCAGGACGCCCAGGAAATTGTGGGCTCGGATCCGGCCCTGGCGCGGCATCCGCGGTTGGCGGAGGCCATTGACGAGTACTTGAACCCCGAGAAGGAGGCGTTCCTTGAGCGCGGATAG
- the rsmD gene encoding 16S rRNA (guanine(966)-N(2))-methyltransferase RsmD translates to MSRIIAGAAGGTPLVSVPGSLTRPTTDRVKEALFSRLDAFGIIAGARVLDLYAGSGSLGVESGSRGAEAVDLVEFDAKASSVCQRNADLINGVLGRKAVTVHRSKVESFLERTAETASWDLVFLDPPYPLDDPALSAVLGKLADHLAPAAVVVVERSSRSPEPFWPAGLERFAEKKYGETRLWFAEPFVPDAIAPDVFIEEQSAKQV, encoded by the coding sequence ATGAGCCGCATCATCGCGGGCGCCGCAGGCGGGACCCCCCTGGTCAGCGTCCCCGGCTCCCTGACCAGGCCCACTACCGACCGCGTGAAGGAAGCACTGTTCTCCCGGCTCGACGCCTTCGGGATCATTGCCGGTGCCCGGGTCCTGGACCTGTACGCAGGGTCCGGATCGTTGGGCGTGGAGAGCGGCAGCCGGGGCGCTGAGGCCGTCGACCTCGTGGAATTCGATGCCAAGGCCAGTTCCGTGTGCCAACGCAACGCGGACCTGATCAACGGCGTGCTGGGCCGCAAGGCAGTGACGGTCCACCGGTCCAAGGTGGAGTCCTTCCTGGAGCGCACGGCGGAGACGGCCAGCTGGGACCTGGTGTTCCTGGACCCGCCCTATCCGCTGGATGACCCTGCCCTGTCGGCGGTGCTGGGCAAACTCGCCGATCATCTGGCTCCGGCGGCCGTGGTAGTGGTGGAGCGGTCCTCGCGTTCACCGGAGCCGTTCTGGCCCGCCGGCCTGGAACGGTTTGCCGAGAAGAAGTACGGCGAAACGCGGCTTTGGTTCGCCGAGCCATTTGTGCCGGACGCCATCGCGCCGGACGTCTTTATTGAGGAGCAGTCGGCGAAGCAGGTTTAG
- a CDS encoding spermidine synthase, giving the protein MAEPGGTRSTRFLRTTGQHASIEPDAFTDGGYVLSIGGAEQSHVNLAHPEEIFYEYLRRIGHIVDLAAPEGRPITALHLGAGALTLARYIQATRPGSVQYAVELERELLDFVLQQLPLPDGTELHTVIGDARDALADLDAELLFDVVILDIFSGPEAPAHIASEEFYQEARARLAPEGLLIVNVGDEPGLTLVRSQAAAMRRAMTDVAAFAETGMFAGRYPGNIILAGTQTPWPEAWTAELTSRGPHPAEVLAGVDLDKLAG; this is encoded by the coding sequence ATGGCGGAGCCCGGCGGCACACGTTCCACGCGGTTCCTGCGGACCACGGGACAGCACGCGTCCATCGAGCCCGATGCTTTCACCGACGGCGGCTACGTCCTGAGCATCGGCGGGGCCGAGCAGTCCCATGTTAACCTGGCGCATCCTGAGGAGATCTTCTACGAGTACCTGCGACGGATCGGCCACATTGTGGACCTCGCGGCTCCCGAAGGCCGGCCAATCACTGCGCTCCATCTTGGGGCCGGAGCCCTGACCCTTGCGCGCTACATCCAGGCGACGAGGCCCGGATCCGTCCAGTATGCGGTGGAGCTGGAACGCGAGCTCCTCGACTTTGTCCTGCAGCAACTCCCCCTGCCTGACGGTACCGAGCTGCACACTGTCATCGGCGATGCCCGCGACGCCCTGGCGGACCTGGACGCGGAACTTCTGTTCGACGTCGTGATCCTGGACATCTTTTCGGGTCCGGAAGCCCCGGCCCACATCGCCTCTGAGGAGTTCTACCAGGAGGCCCGTGCACGCCTTGCACCGGAAGGCTTGCTGATCGTCAACGTGGGCGATGAACCCGGCCTGACCCTGGTACGAAGCCAGGCCGCCGCCATGCGCCGCGCCATGACCGACGTGGCGGCCTTCGCCGAAACCGGGATGTTCGCGGGCCGCTACCCCGGCAACATCATCCTCGCCGGAACGCAAACGCCCTGGCCCGAAGCCTGGACAGCCGAATTGACGTCACGCGGCCCCCACCCCGCGGAGGTTCTCGCCGGCGTGGACCTGGATAAGCTGGCCGGCTGA
- a CDS encoding aminotransferase class I/II-fold pyridoxal phosphate-dependent enzyme, whose amino-acid sequence MHPPRDLSMPSVPAPWQRTASGANLLGPAGQLGVTIFEEMTTLAAQTGAINLGQGFPDEDGPREIKAAAMAAIEAGANQYAPGKGILELREAVAAHQERFYGLAPDPHTEVIITTGATEGIAATLLAFVGPGDEVLTFEPFYDSYGAVIGLSGATHVTAPLLAPDFYPDMTAMEAAFTDRTRVVLLNNPHNPTGAVFPRHVLQRVVELAAKHDCLIITDEVYEHLTFGARHIPVATLPGAAERTITISSAGKTFSFTGWKIGWLTGPDHLVAAVRTVKQFLTYSSGTPFQAAIAAGLALPDEFYQGVAATLQKKRDILSEGLRAAGFDVYTPQGTYFVNVDTAPLGIGDSVDLARRLPGLVGVAAIPVPVFCHPEGAERTRSLLRFAFCKKVELLEEAAARLATLSGKL is encoded by the coding sequence ATGCATCCACCACGGGACCTTTCCATGCCCAGCGTGCCTGCCCCGTGGCAGCGCACCGCCTCAGGCGCCAATCTGCTGGGACCTGCCGGCCAACTGGGCGTCACCATCTTCGAGGAGATGACCACGCTGGCGGCGCAGACCGGCGCCATCAACCTCGGGCAGGGCTTTCCCGACGAGGACGGACCGCGGGAAATCAAGGCGGCAGCGATGGCCGCCATCGAGGCCGGGGCCAACCAGTACGCGCCCGGCAAGGGCATCCTGGAACTGCGTGAGGCCGTGGCTGCCCACCAGGAGCGGTTCTACGGGCTGGCCCCGGACCCGCACACAGAGGTCATCATCACTACCGGCGCCACAGAGGGGATCGCCGCAACGTTGCTGGCGTTCGTCGGCCCTGGCGATGAGGTGCTGACGTTCGAACCGTTTTATGACTCGTACGGCGCCGTCATCGGCCTGTCAGGCGCCACCCACGTCACCGCCCCGCTGCTGGCCCCCGACTTTTACCCGGACATGACGGCCATGGAGGCGGCCTTCACCGACCGCACGAGGGTGGTGCTGTTGAACAACCCGCACAATCCCACCGGCGCCGTCTTCCCCCGCCATGTTCTGCAGCGCGTCGTTGAGCTTGCCGCAAAGCATGACTGCCTCATCATCACCGACGAGGTGTACGAGCACCTCACCTTCGGCGCCAGGCACATTCCTGTCGCCACCCTGCCGGGTGCAGCGGAGCGGACGATCACCATCTCGTCCGCCGGAAAGACCTTCTCCTTCACTGGCTGGAAGATCGGTTGGCTGACCGGCCCGGACCATCTGGTGGCGGCTGTCCGGACGGTGAAGCAGTTCCTGACTTACAGCTCCGGGACACCGTTCCAGGCGGCCATTGCCGCCGGCCTGGCACTGCCGGATGAGTTTTACCAGGGCGTTGCGGCAACTCTCCAGAAAAAACGGGACATCCTCAGCGAAGGCCTTCGCGCCGCAGGATTCGACGTTTACACGCCGCAGGGAACCTATTTCGTCAACGTGGACACCGCACCCCTCGGCATTGGCGACTCCGTGGACCTGGCCCGCAGGCTGCCCGGGCTGGTGGGAGTGGCCGCGATCCCCGTCCCCGTCTTCTGCCACCCGGAGGGCGCGGAACGGACACGGAGCCTGCTCAGATTCGCGTTCTGCAAGAAAGTGGAGCTCCTCGAGGAAGCCGCCGCCAGGCTGGCGACCCTCAGCGGAAAGCTCTGA
- the coaD gene encoding pantetheine-phosphate adenylyltransferase — MRRAVCPGSFDPIHNGHLEVIARAAGLFDEVIVAVSTNYAKKYMFSLGDRLDMARETLASLKGIVVEPVGDGLLAEYCRQRGVSAIVKGLRSSSDFDYELPMATMNRQLSGVETVFLPAEAHYLHLSSTLIKEVASLGGSVSDYVPRSVHKRLLAGGSAPDQPPRG, encoded by the coding sequence ATGAGACGCGCTGTCTGCCCCGGATCCTTTGACCCCATTCACAACGGCCATCTCGAGGTCATCGCCCGTGCCGCCGGCCTCTTCGATGAGGTGATCGTGGCGGTTTCGACCAACTATGCGAAGAAGTACATGTTCAGCCTGGGGGACCGTCTGGATATGGCGCGCGAAACCCTGGCATCCCTCAAAGGCATTGTGGTGGAACCGGTGGGCGACGGTCTCCTGGCCGAGTACTGCCGCCAGCGCGGTGTCTCCGCGATCGTCAAAGGTCTCCGCTCATCCTCAGACTTCGACTACGAACTACCGATGGCCACGATGAACCGCCAGCTCAGCGGCGTGGAAACGGTGTTCCTGCCGGCGGAGGCGCACTACCTGCATTTGTCATCCACCCTGATCAAAGAGGTGGCCAGTCTGGGTGGCAGCGTGTCCGACTATGTGCCCCGGTCGGTACATAAAAGGTTGCTCGCGGGCGGGTCTGCGCCCGATCAGCCGCCAAGAGGGTAG
- a CDS encoding DUF177 domain-containing protein, with amino-acid sequence MAFDVKDLGRSPGSMRTLKEHVPAPSDLGVALIGVQEGSDIELDLRLEAVHEGILVSGTAVAEVKGECGRCLDPLAYDLEVNVQELFFYEGVVLSDEEDEEEQYRVERDVIDLEPVLRDAVVTMLPFQPVCREDCQGLCSECGVRLEDEPGHHHEIVDPRWAALADLAKPDRQN; translated from the coding sequence TTGGCGTTCGACGTCAAGGATCTCGGGCGCAGCCCGGGCAGCATGCGGACACTGAAGGAACATGTACCCGCACCAAGTGATCTTGGTGTGGCACTCATTGGCGTTCAGGAAGGCTCGGACATCGAGCTGGATCTGAGGCTTGAGGCCGTACACGAAGGAATCCTGGTATCAGGAACCGCAGTCGCCGAAGTAAAAGGCGAATGCGGCAGATGCCTGGATCCCCTTGCGTATGACCTTGAGGTCAATGTGCAAGAACTTTTCTTCTACGAGGGCGTTGTGCTGTCGGACGAAGAAGACGAAGAAGAGCAATATCGAGTCGAGCGCGATGTTATCGATCTTGAGCCGGTGTTGCGGGACGCAGTTGTAACCATGCTGCCGTTCCAGCCGGTGTGCCGGGAAGACTGCCAGGGCCTTTGCTCCGAATGTGGAGTCCGCCTGGAAGACGAGCCGGGGCATCACCACGAGATCGTAGATCCTCGCTGGGCCGCCCTAGCCGACTTGGCTAAGCCTGACCGGCAAAACTGA
- the rpmF gene encoding 50S ribosomal protein L32, producing MAVPKRKMSRSNTRSRRSQWKATAPHLVKTVENGQVTYSLPHQAKVVTDSAGTALFLEYKGRKVADV from the coding sequence GTGGCTGTCCCGAAGCGGAAAATGTCTCGCTCGAATACCCGCTCCCGCCGCTCCCAGTGGAAGGCAACTGCCCCCCACTTGGTGAAGACTGTCGAAAACGGCCAGGTTACCTACAGCCTGCCGCACCAGGCAAAGGTCGTTACCGACTCGGCTGGCACCGCGCTGTTCCTTGAGTACAAGGGCCGCAAGGTAGCAGACGTCTAA
- the rnc gene encoding ribonuclease III, producing the protein MSSTEELLKRLGVSIDAGTLRLALTHRSYAYENGGIPTNERLEFLGDSILGFSVTDALYRDNPTLPEGDLAKRRSAVVSTRALAGIGRSLGIGDYIYLGQGEKLTEGKNKASILADTMEALIGATYVSNDIETARQLVMRLIGPLLKDAGALGAGTDWKTSIQELAASRQMGTIYYAVEGAGPDHARTFTAVLNIGGKPYGNGSGHSKKEAEQEAAADAWRQLSPTAGAAAAAAAEDASPESSRSV; encoded by the coding sequence ATGTCTTCAACTGAAGAGCTTCTGAAGCGTCTCGGTGTCTCCATTGACGCCGGGACGCTTCGTCTTGCTCTCACACACCGTTCTTACGCCTACGAAAACGGCGGCATCCCCACCAACGAGCGGCTCGAATTCCTGGGCGACTCCATCCTGGGCTTCTCCGTGACCGATGCCCTGTACCGGGACAACCCCACACTGCCCGAAGGCGACCTCGCCAAACGCCGCTCTGCGGTTGTCAGCACGCGCGCCCTCGCCGGCATCGGCCGCAGCCTGGGCATCGGGGACTATATCTACCTGGGGCAGGGCGAAAAGCTCACCGAGGGCAAGAACAAGGCCTCCATCCTGGCGGACACCATGGAGGCACTCATTGGTGCCACGTACGTGTCCAACGACATTGAGACTGCCCGCCAGCTGGTCATGCGCCTGATTGGGCCGCTCCTTAAGGATGCGGGCGCACTCGGCGCCGGCACGGACTGGAAGACCAGCATCCAGGAACTGGCAGCCAGCCGGCAGATGGGCACTATCTACTACGCCGTTGAGGGGGCCGGGCCGGACCACGCCCGTACTTTCACAGCTGTCCTGAACATCGGTGGCAAACCGTACGGCAACGGATCAGGCCATTCCAAGAAGGAAGCGGAGCAGGAAGCTGCCGCGGACGCCTGGCGTCAACTCTCCCCAACAGCGGGAGCCGCGGCTGCCGCAGCAGCGGAGGACGCATCACCAGAGTCCTCCCGCAGCGTCTAG
- the mutM gene encoding bifunctional DNA-formamidopyrimidine glycosylase/DNA-(apurinic or apyrimidinic site) lyase yields the protein MPELPEVEVVRRGLVSWVRGRTITSVDVLDPRSLRRHTLGTEDFRGNLQGATVVDVVRRGKFLWMPLSETPGATGTPTVALMAHLGMSGQLLMQDADVPDEKHLKVRLRLSPVAGMPEQLRFVDQRIFGGLFVTGMVPTDDGGPGGQAESPVAFIAEEASHIARDPLDPAFSFDLFYSRLRKRKTGLKRALLDQGLVSGIGNIYADESLWRAKLHYARPTDTLRRGDAERLITSAREVMLDALAAGGTSFDSLYVNVNGASGYFDRSLNAYGREGKPCSRCAAVGINSILRRELFMNRSSYTCPVCQPRPRNGRW from the coding sequence GTGCCCGAACTGCCTGAAGTCGAAGTAGTCCGCCGCGGACTCGTGAGTTGGGTACGCGGCCGGACCATCACATCCGTGGACGTACTGGACCCTCGCTCCCTCCGCCGCCATACCCTGGGCACCGAGGATTTCAGGGGCAACCTCCAGGGTGCCACGGTTGTGGACGTGGTGCGCCGCGGAAAATTCCTCTGGATGCCGCTGAGTGAGACACCCGGCGCCACTGGCACACCGACCGTCGCACTGATGGCCCACCTCGGGATGAGCGGCCAGCTCCTGATGCAGGACGCGGACGTGCCCGACGAGAAACACCTCAAGGTCAGGCTGCGCCTGAGTCCCGTGGCCGGTATGCCTGAACAGCTCCGGTTTGTGGACCAGCGGATTTTCGGCGGATTGTTCGTCACCGGCATGGTTCCCACGGACGACGGCGGCCCGGGTGGCCAGGCGGAATCTCCCGTTGCGTTCATCGCCGAGGAAGCCTCCCACATCGCCCGGGATCCCCTGGACCCGGCGTTTTCCTTTGACCTTTTTTACAGCCGGCTGCGGAAGCGCAAGACGGGCCTCAAACGCGCCCTGTTGGACCAGGGCCTCGTATCGGGCATTGGCAACATCTATGCCGACGAGTCCCTGTGGCGGGCAAAACTGCATTACGCCAGGCCCACCGATACGCTGCGACGCGGCGACGCGGAACGGCTCATCACCAGCGCGCGCGAAGTCATGCTGGACGCACTTGCCGCCGGCGGTACCAGCTTTGATTCGCTGTACGTCAACGTCAACGGGGCCTCTGGTTACTTCGACCGCTCCCTGAACGCCTACGGGCGGGAAGGGAAACCCTGCAGCCGTTGCGCCGCCGTCGGGATTAACTCCATACTCCGCCGCGAGCTGTTCATGAACCGATCGTCCTACACCTGCCCGGTCTGTCAGCCGCGCCCGCGCAACGGCCGGTGGTAG